Part of the Clostridia bacterium genome is shown below.
TGACAGCCTGGCACATAACCTTTTATAAAGGTATTGACCTAATGCTTTCAGGCTTTAACTGATAGCAATGGCTTATTATAAATTGCCTTAATGATTTCCTCTACACCAAGAGTTTTGATGGAAATATCAGCTATTTCGCCTAAATTGCTTATATTGGAAACAAATGAATTAATGTCAATAATAGAATTATCAAGAAGCAGTTCGGCTTCATAATCCGACTGCCTGTTAAGAACTGATACACCACTGAGATTTATTTCGCCGATAGGCATTTTCATTTGAATCTGCACAGTCTTTTTATTGCCTAAATATTTTTTGAGGCTACCTATGGAGTCATCGTATACCTTCATGCCTTCGTTGATAATGATTATTCTTTCAGCCAGCTTTTCAATGTCTCCAACATCATGAGTTGTCAATATAAAGGTTGTTCCGTTTTTATTCATATCCAGAATGAATTCACGTACATGTTCTTTTGAAATAATATCAAGACCAATTGTAGGTTCATCTAAAAAAATAATTTTAGGATTATGTAACATAGCCATAATGAACTCACATTTCATTCTTTCACCCAAGGATAAGCTCCTCGTAGGCTTCTTTATAATTTCGCTGACTTCAAAAATATCAACCATTCTGGACAAATTGGTTTTATAGTCCTCGTTGGAAATGTTATAAATAGCCTTGTTCATTTCAAATGAATCAATTGGAGGTATGTCCCATACAAGCTGTGACTTTTGACCAAAAACTGCACTAATCTGTGTTACATATTTTGCCCGGTGCTTATATGGAATATAACCTAGGACATTTATTTCACCGGAACTTGGAAAAAGCACACCTGTCATCATTTTAATCAATGTGGATTTCCCGGCCCCGTTTTTTCCTAATAAGCCAGTTATCGTTCCTGGCTCTATTTCAAATGAAATATCCTTCACTGCATCTACTATTGCCTTATCTCTTATAAGCAACGATTTCATCATATCTGCAAAAGTGCTGCCCCGTTTGAAGGTAGTATACTGTTTGCAGATATTTTTTACAGAAATTATTGAATTCATAATCAACCTCCGTACCTTACATTTCAGAGTATACACCTGGATAATGCAAAAGATGTAATTCTTATGATTATCCTCCAGCGCTCTGATAACTTCTAATCATCCTGTTAAATATAACCATGCTGAATATAAAAAGTAAAATGCAAAAAAATATTGATGCATACATATCAGGAGTTGATTTTCCCAACAAAGCCGAAGCAGGGAAAAATCCCAGCATTGAAACAGGGACTATATAAGTTGTTATTGCCGGTAGTATATTTTTGTATATCGAAGTAGGATATCTGCCATAGGTTGTAATAGTATTATAAATTTCGAAAATTCTTCCATTGCCTACAAACTTAAATGTAGATGCTGCCATCAGGAGTATGAATGATAATTCTACTAATATGCCGGCCATAAGTAGGAATATAAACAGAACAATATTTATAAAATCAGGCTTGAAAAAGCATAATGAATAAATAAATACAAACAGACCGGAAATAAATGTTCCGATGTTGCTGATTTCGAAGGAACTGGCAATCGAATTAAACATGACTGAACCTGGTTTTAAAAGAAGCATGTCATATGTACCGTCTTTTACATGATCCATTGTAGTCCAGACGAAGTTATTTAGAAATGGTGCGCAAATACCTGTGCAAAGCATAAATACCGACTGAATCAATAATATTTCATTAAAGTTGTAACCTGGTATGCTTGCTCCATTTTTGTATGCGAGTATCATTACCAACGGTATAAGTAAATTATTTAAAAATGTTATTATAAGTGTGCTGAAAAAATTCAGTCTATAAGCAGCAATTGAAGAAATTGATATTTTTATACACTGTGTGTATATTTTAATACTATGCTTCATGTTCCCACCCCTGTAAAATGCTTTATGCCAGCACGATACAAAATTTCTGATGCAAAAAACATAATAATTACGTATAATGCTTGGATTGACAAAATTGCTGGAATAGAAAATTCCATGCCTGCCATATGTACGTTACCTGTATAAACCATTGAAGGTATATAGTAAATATACTGGAACGGCAAGAAAAACATGATTTTCTGAATTACAATGGGGAAAAAGGTAAGAGGTAGAAGAGCACCGGAAAAAAAGCTTGATAGTAGCCCATAAAACATGGATAATCCATTTACATCAGTAAACCAGAAGGCAAGCAGCCCTATACTATAATTAACATAAAAATTCATAAGAAAACATAGTATTATAGAAATTACAGCGTAAAGCAAATTGTATGGCATTATATTTATTTTAAAAATAAATATAAAAATCAGTAGAACAGGTATAAATTCGAAAATAATGCCTAAGGTTCTATGACCTATTTTTTGTGACAGAGCAAAAAATCTGTGATGAACAGGTCTTAACGCAAATGTCAGGTATTTTCCTGTCCTGATTAACATTTGAAAATTCCAGCCGGCAAAATCCATAGTTGCATAATTTATTAAAGTTGTAATACCGTAATAAGTAATAACCTGATTTAAAGTCATGTTGTTCAAGCTTCTGGAGTTTGAGTACAAAGCTGACCAGACAGAACTCATAACAAGAAAGTAAGCCGGGCCGATAAATATTGATAACATGGAATGGGTGCGGTATGCAGCCCATTCCTTATATGTAACAGTGGCAACTGTTAGTAGTAATTTAGTTTTTTGTATTATATTTTTCATTTTATAATAAGGCAGACATCAAGGCATTGGTGAATCTCGGACGATAGATAAACAGGTCTTCAGGCCGGCTTTCGTCATACTTATATACAAGTGAGAAAAACGCATAGGATATTCCATTGTCGTAATCGGTCAATGCCTTTGTACCTGCCCAGCCTCCATGATCTATAGTGTTAGGGGAACACAATGTTCCATTGTCATCCTTCTTGTTTCCTTTTACACTCCAGCCCAATCCCCAGCTGTCGTATTCCGAAAAGCCGTCCGCATTGTGGTTTCTTATCATGCTTTTTACACTGGCCGGCGATAAAACCCTGACATCACCAAACTGTCCATAGCAGCGCATCATTTCCATAAGCTTGATATAATCATTTACGGTTGACTTCAGGGTGCCGCTGCCATCCTCAGCCAGGTATATTCTTTCGGAATTTGCCCAGGGATAACCTAAAACACGTTCAGATCTGCCAACTACTCTCTGCCATTTTTCCTTCGGCAATTTCCAGTGTGTATCTGTCATTCCAAGGGGATCGAAGAGTACACGCTTTGCAAACTCATCTATGGGCTGTCCGGTAATTTTATCAATGACACACTTGGCAATATCATAACCCCAATTTAAGTAAGACATGACTTTACGCGGTTCAACGCTCAAAGGAGCAAACTCTGCTATGTGGTCATAAACCATATCTGGTATTACGTCATCATCACACTTTTCAAGTCCAAGCTTTTCATGTGCCTTTTTCATCGAAGCATACCATTCATCACGAGAAACGCTTTTCTCAACAAACTCAATTCCGAGCTTATTCTTAATGTAATTCTTTACAAACTCATCAAGCTCTTCACCTTCTGGCAGACCGCTGGTATGAGTCAGCAAATGCCATAAGCAAATTTTGTCTCTTCCTCCGTGAATGAAATCCGGCAGGTAATGCCTTACAGGGTCAACAAGATCAACCAACCCGT
Proteins encoded:
- a CDS encoding ABC-2 family transporter protein, coding for MKHSIKIYTQCIKISISSIAAYRLNFFSTLIITFLNNLLIPLVMILAYKNGASIPGYNFNEILLIQSVFMLCTGICAPFLNNFVWTTMDHVKDGTYDMLLLKPGSVMFNSIASSFEISNIGTFISGLFVFIYSLCFFKPDFINIVLFIFLLMAGILVELSFILLMAASTFKFVGNGRIFEIYNTITTYGRYPTSIYKNILPAITTYIVPVSMLGFFPASALLGKSTPDMYASIFFCILLFIFSMVIFNRMIRSYQSAGG
- a CDS encoding serine hydrolase domain-containing protein, whose product is MTITNATLSSADKLKLRIDRLEYLDRMLAKWVSDDTRPTIVTKVMRYGELIFEGVYGTSFTDVKLDYNTIFPVMSLTKPITSILLHILQEDGLVDLVDPVRHYLPDFIHGGRDKICLWHLLTHTSGLPEGEELDEFVKNYIKNKLGIEFVEKSVSRDEWYASMKKAHEKLGLEKCDDDVIPDMVYDHIAEFAPLSVEPRKVMSYLNWGYDIAKCVIDKITGQPIDEFAKRVLFDPLGMTDTHWKLPKEKWQRVVGRSERVLGYPWANSERIYLAEDGSGTLKSTVNDYIKLMEMMRCYGQFGDVRVLSPASVKSMIRNHNADGFSEYDSWGLGWSVKGNKKDDNGTLCSPNTIDHGGWAGTKALTDYDNGISYAFFSLVYKYDESRPEDLFIYRPRFTNALMSALL
- a CDS encoding ABC-2 family transporter protein, whose amino-acid sequence is MKNIIQKTKLLLTVATVTYKEWAAYRTHSMLSIFIGPAYFLVMSSVWSALYSNSRSLNNMTLNQVITYYGITTLINYATMDFAGWNFQMLIRTGKYLTFALRPVHHRFFALSQKIGHRTLGIIFEFIPVLLIFIFIFKINIMPYNLLYAVISIILCFLMNFYVNYSIGLLAFWFTDVNGLSMFYGLLSSFFSGALLPLTFFPIVIQKIMFFLPFQYIYYIPSMVYTGNVHMAGMEFSIPAILSIQALYVIIMFFASEILYRAGIKHFTGVGT
- a CDS encoding ATP-binding cassette domain-containing protein, with amino-acid sequence MNSIISVKNICKQYTTFKRGSTFADMMKSLLIRDKAIVDAVKDISFEIEPGTITGLLGKNGAGKSTLIKMMTGVLFPSSGEINVLGYIPYKHRAKYVTQISAVFGQKSQLVWDIPPIDSFEMNKAIYNISNEDYKTNLSRMVDIFEVSEIIKKPTRSLSLGERMKCEFIMAMLHNPKIIFLDEPTIGLDIISKEHVREFILDMNKNGTTFILTTHDVGDIEKLAERIIIINEGMKVYDDSIGSLKKYLGNKKTVQIQMKMPIGEINLSGVSVLNRQSDYEAELLLDNSIIDINSFVSNISNLGEIADISIKTLGVEEIIKAIYNKPLLSVKA